The DNA segment CCAGACGACCTGAATTATTTAAAACTGGATGATTGACAATTCCTGTTGCTTTTTCATATAGATCCGGCAATAAATCCTTAAAGTCTACAAGCTCCGTCACCGTATCATCTCTTAAGTCAATCTTTATGACGCTGTTATATACACGATTTTCTTTCCATAAGACTTCCTTATCCGTTGTCAGCGCATACAGGCTGTCATCTGTCATGGTAAAATCGTGGTGAATTGCATAATTCCCAAAGTCATAGAGATGCTCAGTCTGCCCCAAGCGATTGATTTTGGCAATGCCGTTTTCATCATCGACGGTGGTATAAAGACAGCCATCCTTAAATTTAACATTTACAAAATTGCTTTGAAGTTCTCCTCTTATCACACCATCATCATCGATTAACAAGCTATATTCCCCTGCCCCTTCTTCCACTCCGGTAGGAAGCATAAACAGTCCGTCAATCGGCTTTTCCTCGCTGTTTCCTTTTTGTACTTTTAGACCCTTGTATGTGGTGCTCTTGATGTCAGATGCAGCATAATCAAATCGAACTGCCTTTGTCTTGCCACTTTTTTCTGTTATAGTCAGTGTGATCGTGTTATTCTTTCCCGGGACAAGTCCCGTAAGAAGGTACTCATGTTCTGTCCTATAGCCACCCTTACCTTGTAACGCTCGTTCAAAATCGTCGATTTCCGAGTCCGGCACACTAATTGTTTCACTCACTTTAACCGGACTTTTCGTATTGAAATACACATAAAGCCCTGTCGTATTAAACGCATAAGGATCACTGACAGCGAGAATATCCGGGAAGTTATATGCGCTGTCCTGTTTGAGTTGATCAAGAGTTGCAGCTATCTCTTTGCCTTTATCTACCGGATTGGCCATGTCTTTTATTGCCGGCACATCTAACTGATGAACCGCTATAGCTTTATCTTCTATACTGAGTTGTCCGGTACAACCGCAGAGTGCAAAAAGACAGATTCCTACAAGGGTAATATAAATGCCTGCTTTGCTAGTTTTAAGCTTTTCCATGCGCTAATCGCCTCCTTATATTCCATGCCTTTCTTGGTTCGATCACCGATAGAAGCACACATATAAAAATAAGCAGACAATGCCCGTGTACTCGACATTTCTGCTTAGTATCTTTATTTATTGCATCACAAAAAGACGGAGCTATAACTCTGTCTGTCTGTCTGTCTGTCTGTCTGTCTGTCTGTCTGTCTGTCTGTCTGTCTGTCTGTCTGTCTGTCTGTCTGTCTGTCTGTCTGTCTGTCTGTCTGTCTGTCTGTCTGTCTGTCTGTCTAACGAATTTTCTCATCGTAAACTTCCTCTGTCAATCCTTTACATAATTATGATAAGAAAAATTATTCACCGGAAAGTTCTCATATTGACCATATTTAACTTCCCAGTGAGTAATGTCATACGCCTGTCTTTAACAGCACAAATGCCACGATATATAGGGCATAGATATGCGCCGGATAAAAAATATAAAAGAAATATTTCGAGCCTTTACCTCTTTTCCCATTATAGAAATATAAGGGAATGATAGAAAATATCATCATCCACTGGTGATTTCCCCCAAACAAACTCGCCCAAGTAAAGTCGGGATAAGAAAAGGCGCTCAAGGCTGCCAATGCAATAATTCCCAGATACTGCCGGAGTCTTTTTTCTCGAGACAGATAAAACCATACCGCAAGAAGTACCATAAGGAAGCCACCTTCTACCCCCATATAAGATGGAACGGCAAACTGTACCAGTAATGCAAGTCCTATCTGATTGGCATTAAGTAAGGCATTGAAGATGAAAGTCGGCAATATCGGAAGTACAAGTACAATAGTCCCTTTGACGAACTCCTTATTTTTCAGCTTTTCAATGCCCCACATGGCAGCAACTGAGATAAACATCGTTCCGAAGACATTGTTCATCAGTACTATCTGCGGTTCATCTATAGGAAGACTTCTCATAAGAAGCGGGGATACTATTGACATGAACCAAAACCCCAGCAGCAGTCTTAACGCGTAATGTTTCCGATTCCCGGTGTGATAAAATCCCTCTGCGCACGTAAACAAAAATATCGGCATTACGCTTCGTCCAAACATATGCATCCATGTGACATTTCCTGCCCAGTAAAACATCTGGTGGATATGATCAAAGACCATAAGCGCCGCTCCCAAGAGCTTCAATTGATAACCGTTAATACCTTTTTTCTCTGTTGCCTGCAATTTTTCACT comes from the Peptoniphilus equinus genome and includes:
- a CDS encoding aryl-sulfate sulfotransferase, which translates into the protein MEKLKTSKAGIYITLVGICLFALCGCTGQLSIEDKAIAVHQLDVPAIKDMANPVDKGKEIAATLDQLKQDSAYNFPDILAVSDPYAFNTTGLYVYFNTKSPVKVSETISVPDSEIDDFERALQGKGGYRTEHEYLLTGLVPGKNNTITLTITEKSGKTKAVRFDYAASDIKSTTYKGLKVQKGNSEEKPIDGLFMLPTGVEEGAGEYSLLIDDDGVIRGELQSNFVNVKFKDGCLYTTVDDENGIAKINRLGQTEHLYDFGNYAIHHDFTMTDDSLYALTTDKEVLWKENRVYNSVIKIDLRDDTVTELVDFKDLLPDLYEKATGIVNHPVLNNSGRLDVIHPNSIDYVDGSLIISSRETSTIMKIDVSGKTPKIEYLLSEPSVWEDIGNYSSYLYKKEGNFKPHAGQHTVYVARDKKLPATSYYLYMFDNNSAIMESRRNFSWQGFDDVVQVPPVINKDTTLPKGTSSYYYKYLVDEDAKTYRLEKKIALPFSFFQGSVMESGGHIIYGSSFRGAFGEMDTDGNVINGFMLKENSHPYRAGKFDFNGYWFVEK
- a CDS encoding TraX family protein: MQATEKKGINGYQLKLLGAALMVFDHIHQMFYWAGNVTWMHMFGRSVMPIFLFTCAEGFYHTGNRKHYALRLLLGFWFMSIVSPLLMRSLPIDEPQIVLMNNVFGTMFISVAAMWGIEKLKNKEFVKGTIVLVLPILPTFIFNALLNANQIGLALLVQFAVPSYMGVEGGFLMVLLAVWFYLSREKRLRQYLGIIALAALSAFSYPDFTWASLFGGNHQWMMIFSIIPLYFYNGKRGKGSKYFFYIFYPAHIYALYIVAFVLLKTGV